Proteins found in one Dermacentor silvarum isolate Dsil-2018 chromosome 8, BIME_Dsil_1.4, whole genome shotgun sequence genomic segment:
- the LOC125947525 gene encoding uncharacterized protein LOC125947525 — protein sequence MSKRPPTSDGQVIKAKEAADRRRPKRLRREDTVAQTTSASHAIGYESEIGPDPSTRTAQIERTTASPSRGRGTQSSDNRLHEQVPSAPVDTAHRSRRIRLPSKPSEKSKYQYSGPALDTTATSKAKLPKGADNARKKPGSVHDRQTTKQKGQAGQGGLRDRRANPPADAGGINPDQVQSATRADKVDELSTTQSYLATFYTPATTLATALAVLSGPEQQSQIVDRSPGAFCAMSAASTVKSASDQQGQSSTDHSANQEQTSPAPDVCRASSSGATSGEIEKQVSGSVSQGLKQPVAKALVEVPSIVSASH from the coding sequence ATGTCGAAGAGGCCGCCGACGAGCGATGGGCAGGTCATCAAGGCCAAGGAAGCCGCCGACCGTCGCCGTCCTAAGCGGCTGCGTCGGGAGGACACGGTCGCTCAGACCACCTCTGCCTCTCACGCAATTGGCTACGAGAGCGAAATAGGACCGGATCCTTCGACACGCACAGCGCAAATCGAACGCACGACAGCTTCGCCGAGTCGCGGACGCGGGACGCAGAGCAGCGACAATAGGCTGCACGAGCAGGTACCTAGCGCCCCGGTAGACACTGCGCACCGTTCCCGTCGCATTCGCCTCCCAAGCAAGCCGTCGGAGAAGTCCAAGTATCAATACAGCGGACCCGCGCTCGACACGACGGCGACCAGCAAGGCGAAGCTACCGAAAGGCGCCGATAACGCACGCAAGAAGCCGGGTTCGGTACACGACAGACAGACGACCAAGCAAAAAGGTCAGGCAGGCCAGGGCGGCCTCCGGGACCGACGAGCTAATCCCCCCGCGGATGCCGGTGGCATTAACCCTGACCAGGTGCAGTCGGCGACAAGAGCGGACAAGGTGGACGAGTTGTCGACCACCCAATCTTATTTGGCAACCTTCTACACTCCGGCCACCACGTTAGCGACCGCTCTGGCCGTACTGTCGGGCCCTGAGCAACAGTCGCAAATCGTAGACAGAAGTCCCGGTGCTTTCTGCGCCATGTCTGCGGCTTCAACTGTCAAGAGCGCTTCGGACCAACAGGGGCAGTCGTCGACGGATCATTCAGCCAACCAGGAGCAGACCAGTCCGGCTCCAGACGTTTGCAGAGCAAGCTCCTCTGGTGCAACTTCAGGGGAGATCGAGAAACAGGTAAGCGGATCTGTTTCCCAGGGTCTCAAACAACCTGTAGCCAAGGCGCTTGTGGAAGTTCCATCGATCGTGAGTGCATCCCACTAA
- the LOC125947524 gene encoding endothelin-converting enzyme 1-like: MSDSPCTPTTKAFKEVATILTMSPLRFPGMRKDDRIGMSVLTIVGIALTVAGILVVIGFLITTRRSVTNLKNYCDTEGCLYHAWTLTRKLNHSIDPCDDFTAYVCSAWAPSGMYSDQAKSPIDGILYARFIGFREMLAKGARQLPVGEKARAMHDACMDSAAEAAANMEEFRRLMQAMRLSWPEPPGKDSNALGLLLSLAYQWQVPLWLVINTPALQKTDWRLSVRPGDYIPLLKNQYVSVTSGDAYVGYWIGFYNAFRTRTSTPLTKPQIERVADAEGRILEQLHKAFISKKKIPAVLPLAVVGNFTAPVSSSEWLEQLTLSLAFSPKFVASDQIAVSDTGFLAALGGLFANYTHQRLIQQLSWLFVQTYAPISDRKLQKVRYGNTWKADMYRPILCAHQVESSMKMLVFALNYVSGYTKRDTELVNDGLTSLIYAASSKINSSGWLDEESKERAAKKIHSVLTFLWPAKQWIRNEFLSSLYDDYPSAEETFGDYWIKARFAVAKHDRTAEFEATLNLPSNIPPPNFGYDYVTNSVSLPIGIVDRPLYYGDGNKAMFYGGLGFLMALQIAAALDSVGITWDAEEKKVGSIIASDASMKAFKAKDGCLEDQGIQSIFPEVPALEIAYAAFQRAVRSDKDGVPALPGLSPDKVFFMTLCYMACHTLNAKDAFGADCHKAVRNSPAFQAAFRCPSGSKMNPTSKCSFFD; the protein is encoded by the exons ATGTCTGATTCGCCCTGCACGCCTACCACCAAGGCGTTCAAGGAAGTTGCAACAATC CTCACCATGTCACCCTTGAGATTTCCTGGAATGAGGAAGGACGACAGAATCGGGATGAGTGTCCTGACCATCGTCGGGATTGCTTTGACTGTCGCCGGCATCCTCGTCGTCATTGGCTTCTTGATCACAACACGCCGCAGCGTCACAAACCTGAAGAACTACTGCGACACTGAAGGCTGCCTGTACCACGCTTGGACGCTCACGCGAAAACTGAACCATAGCATCGACCCGTGCGACGATTTTACCGCTTACGTCTGCTCCGCCTGGGCACCCTCGGGCATGTACAGCGATCAGGCCAAGTCGCCCATAGACGGCATCTTGTACGCTCGGTTCATCGGCTTCAGAGAAATGCTCGCCAAAGGCGCTCGACAGCTGCCGGTGGGGGAGAAGGCGCGCGCCATGCACGATGCCTGCATGGATTCCGCAGCCGAAGCCGCAGCCAACATGGAAGAGTTTCGGCGCCTTATGCAGGCCATGAGGTTAAGCTGGCCGGAACCGCCTGGCAAAGATTCGAACGCCCTTGGCCTCCTGCTTTCGCTGGCATACCAGTGGCAGGTACCGCTGTGGCTCGTGATCAACACGCCCGCGTTGCAGAAGACCGATTGGCGCCTGAGCGTTAGACCTGGTGACTACATACCGTTGCTGAAGAACCAGTACGTCAGCGTGACGAGCGGCGATGCTTACGTGGGTTACTGGATTGGATTCTACAACGCTTTTCGTACCAGAACCAGTACTCCTTTAACCAAACCCCAAATAGAACGCGTTGCTGACGCAGAGGGTCGCATACTCGAACAACTGCACAAGGCGTTCATCTCGAAGAAGAAAATCCCGGCCGTGTTGCCGCTCGCCGTCGTAGGAAACTTCACTGCTCCTGTCTCCTCATCGGAGTGGCTGGAGCAGTTGACTCTGAGCCTGGCGTTCAGCCCCAAGTTCGTCGCCAGCGATCAAATTGCCGTGAGTGACACAGGCTTTCTGGCGGCGTTGGGAGGCCTCTTCGCGAACTACACCCACCAAAGGCTAATCCAACAGCTGTCTTGGCTCTTCGTTCAGACGTACGCGCCCATATCGGATCGGAAGCTACAGAAGGTTCGTTACGGCAACACGTGGAAGGCGGACATGTACAGGCCTATACTGTGCGCCCATCAGGTGGAGTCCTCCATGAAGATGCTGGTCTTCGCGCTCAACTACGTTTCCGGCTACACTAAGCGGGACACCGAGCTCGTCAATGATGGCCTCACTAGCCTGATCTACGCCGCCTCTAGTAAGATCAACAGCTCCGGATGGCTCGACGAAGAAAGCAAGGAGCGCGCTGCGAAGAAGATACATTCTGTGTTAACGTTCCTCTGGCCGGCGAAGCAATGGATCCGCAACGAATTCCTCAGTTCTCTGTACGATGACTACCCGAGCGCGGAAGAAACTTTCGGCGATTACTGGATAAAGGCGCGCTTCGCCGTGGCGAAACACGACAGGACAGCCGAGTTCGAGGCTACGTTGAACCTGCCGAGTAACATTCCGCCACCCAACTTTGGGTACGATTACGTTACCAACAGCGTTTCGTTGCCTATCGGCATAGTCGACCGGCCGTTGTACTACGGGGACGGAAACAAGGCTATGTTCTACGGCGGCCTCGGATTCCTCATGGCTTTGCAGATCGCCGCTGCGCTTGACAGTGTGGGCATCACCTGGGACGCAGAAGAAAAGAAAGTCGGATCCATCATCGCGAGCGACGCCTCGATGAAGGCTTTCAAGGCGAAGGACGGTTGCCTGGAGGACCAAGGAATCCAGAGCATATTTCCCGAAGTTCCGGCGCTGGAAATCGCTTACGCCGCGTTCCAACGCGCCGTTCGAAGTGACAAGGACGGCGTACCAGCACTGCCAGGCTTGTCGCCAGACAAGGTGTTCTTCATGACCCTGTGCTACATGGCATGCCATACGCTGAACGCGAAGGACGCTTTCGGTGCCGACTGTCACAAGGCAGTGCGAAACTCGCCAGCTTTCCAAGCGGCATTCCGTTGTCCCAGCGGCTCAAAAATGAACCCGACGAGCAAGTGCAGTTTCTTCGACTGA